The nucleotide sequence tgaggaaggggaaaTAGGTATACTGATAAAGTgctggagtagtgaactggtccaaccattctggagaacaatttggaactgtgcccaaagggctataaaattatgcacaccctttgacccagcaataccactgctaggtctgtataccaaagagatcaaagagaaaggaaaaggatccatatgtacaaagatatttatagcagctctttttgtggtggcaaagaattggaaatagagggatgcttgtcagttggggaatggctaaacaagttgcggcatatgattgtgatggagtactattgtgctataaaaaatgatgagagagatggtttcagaaataattcaacaaatatttattaagcacttactacatataAGGCAGTGATGTTTAGGATTCAATTCCTATGAAGGCTAGATAGCTTTATATTGTTCCATACTCACAAACTGCAACCCTAATACCCTCTGAATAAATGTCTTAGTCACAAGGGGCTGTATTAGGGAGTATAGACAAATTAATGCCAATTTATCACTCACTTCAAAAACTGGAGGATCTACATGTGGGATCTTAACAGTGTGGGTACTCCCTCTTCTACCAGGCAAAGACACCAATTTATCTAAGTATTCTATACCTTCAGAGATGGCCTTCAAGAATTGCTATGGCCAAAGTTCATCACTTTGTAGCCAGCCTGGTAAAAGGTTATTTTAAAGACCACCCAcctgtatagaaatctatcttgccttacaggcAAGTGAGAGGGGAACAGGATAAAGGAAAAGGGGGTGACAGAAgaaagggcagattgggagaggggggtagtcagaagcaaaacacttttgaggagggacagggtgaaaggagagagaatagaataaatggggcagggaggggaataggatggagggaaatacagttagcaatagtaactgtaaaaaaattttgaagcaaatttctctgataaagacctcattttccaaacatatagagaactgagttaactttgtaaaaataagagccattccccaattgataaatgatcaaaagaaatgaagtttttagatgaagtatatgaaaaaaatgctctaactcaccactgataggagaaatgcaaattaaaacaattctgaggtattacctcatacttattagattggctaatagaacagaaaaagaaaatgacaaatgttgatgTGGGAAAACATGAGACACcaaagcactgttggtggacttgtgaactgattcaaccattctatagaggaatttgaaactatgctcaaaaggctataaaactatgcatatcctttaacctagcaatatcactactagatctgtatcccaaagaaataaaaaaaaaggaaaggacctatatgtacaaaaatatttatagcagctcttttctggtagaaaagaactggaaattgagggagggGATGTCCATCGACTGAGGaataactaaataaattgtgatatatgattatgatggaatactattgtgccataagcaATAATGAGCAAgaagatctcagaaaaacctgaaaacttACATGAGCCGATACAAAGCgaaatatactgtgtacaaagtaacagcaatatcataagatgatcagctgtgaatgactcagctattctcagcagtacaatgatccaagacaactctgaaggacttatgatgaaaaacgctattcATCctcacagaaagaactgatggtgtctgaatacagatggaagcatactttttaaaatttatttttcttgaggtttttttggggggagggtctatgttttctttcacaacatgactaatatggaaatgttttgcatgattacacatgtataacctatatcaaattgcttgccttctaaaggagttgggatgggggtggggatgaagggagagattttggaattcaaagttttaaaacgaatgttaaaaattgtttttacatgtagctggggaaaaataaaatgctaaataaataaaaaatgaaggccctgaaaggcaaagaaaaatggaatgaaGAAAACTAACTACAAAAAAAAGCTTTGATACTTAAAGCTATGcttagacttttgggacaccatgttTCTTATTGCTAGtaacagaaaacaacaacaaacctcagAACATAAATAAGACTTTGTGATTAATATGAAGGAGAGACATTTCCTGTGCTGCTTCCTCTGGGAAGAGGATAGTGTATTGTGTTTGGGTGTTTGAATTCTAGACAGGTATTGCTGCAAGTCTGAAAGGCCTTGTGGAAAAATCTGTTTAGAATGTTTATCTGTATTTTATAGTTCTCTTCTAAGTTAACATcaatctttaagaaaaaaaaaaggccaccCACCTGAATCTGAACAACAGACAGTTCGCTGCTGGGTCTTTATCCAGAATCTTTATATCTAGGTAGACCATGCTAGAGTTTGAGCTCCAGTGGTATAAGCCTGGAGAACCAGGCTCACCTCTACAGTATAATGAGGCATCAGGCTATAAACATGGAACCCATCCACCACTCCTACTGAGAAAAGAACTCCAAGCATAAGCTCTATTTATGGTTCATCCTCTTTGTATATTAAGGACAGGCAGTAATTTGCAGATGATCAAGAGGACAATACAGTAATAATATACCACTGTCATATTAGTTACAACCTCAggtctcctccctctttccaggGTGTGTCTCCCTCCTCTCACCTGGAGAGCCTGATGGAGTTTTTCAGCAAAGTATAGTGGTGTGTTCCTGATCACAGAGGCTATaaagcaaaggagaaaacaaGGGAGGCAAACATGAGAACCCCCAACTTTCCATTCCAACAAAGATTCATTGGTTCAGAGCATGCCCTTACCTAGGGTGAGAAGAGCAGTCTGGGCATTTCCATGAAAACAGTTCTGGATGCTCTCCTCTATCTCCTGATCACTATGTCTCTGATACTGATCAAACACTATTGGAGGTGgaggtagaaatagaaaagtgTGGGGGACTGACCATAGAGGAGGGGGACTCCCCTTCAGTCAGGGTCCATCCCTAGTGAGTATTGGGGTTCCATATTACCTCGATTGAGATGTTCGGTATTTCGTTGGGTAAAAATCATGATCCAAGTTGCTCCAGTGCCCGTTTCTCCAGCCTCTTGTAATGCCTGGTTGGAGGAAatgaaacaagaagaagaagggacCTAAAAAATGGTGGCAGAATCATCTACTTCCCATGGAAGACACTGGGGGCAGGTCCCTATGTCCCATGTGTTGGCATGATGACACCTCCCATCCCTCAGGCCCATAGCTGTCTTAGCCACCCTAAGAAACAAGTTGCCTTTGTCCTATAGACCAGGTCTCTCCCACTTCCCCAAAATCTGCCCCCACCTCGCCCCACCATTTCCCCTATCTCCCAGGACCCAGGCTCTAGCCTAAGatctctctcttcccatcccttCTCAAATCCTTAGCACAGGCTATAGTCTCTGTTGACCAGAGGGATagggatgaggagagaggaggaaggcaaGAGCAAGTCTggtttggagagggggaagagtgAAGAATGGGGGGCTGAGACTAAGTAACATGAGCTATGGGCTCCAGTGGACTCTGAGTGTCAGCCTCTTGTGCTCCCCTGCCCCATGGAGGCCCACGGGTACTGAGAAGCCTGTCCTCTGAAATGACCAGTGGCTCTAAATCTAGGTCTTTGATCTTAGACCAGCCAGGATAAGGTGCCCATCATCACTCCACCCTTCAGGTTACTGCCCCACTCCTTGCTAGTAAGCCTGCCAGGCCTGGGGCTGTTTGCCCCCAGTCCCGCCCCCCCACCAGGGCAAAGAGTTTAGGAGAAGGGAGGACCATCACCATGATAACAGGAGGGCAGCAGGGACCAGTCAACTGAGGCTGCCAAGGCAGCCATGGTATGTGTAGAACAGAACCATGCCTCCCCCTCCACCAGAGCTATGTGACTGGGGACCAGAGGAAGCTGGTGTCTTATCAGAAGGAAGCAGGCCCTTGGCCTCCCACCTTCCCCAGGGGTAGGATGCCCCCAAGGCCCAGGGCTGAAGCCAGGCCCATTCCTGGAGGGTCCTGggtcattcccccacccccaccggcCCCTGGCATGGGAATCTGGCAGTTGGTGAGCTCACTTCCTGTGAGTCGAAGAACCATTTGCTCAGATACACACAGAGAGGTGTCAGGTGAGACCCCTACCTGTCTCCCAGACACACCCCAGAAGGGCCTGAAGCTGGGGGATAGGCACCCTATCTCCCCCCATCATCCCAGCATGTAAAGCAGAGGGATGGCTAGGGCTACCCCTAGGTGGCCCGAACTCACCTGTGCATCCTGCTCTGCCAGGTTGTAATCCTTTATCCCAGAATAGCTTTCCCGGGTGCCCTGGAAGTTGGGGTTGAGTTTAGGGAGAACATAATGAGAGGaagctttttgtttcttttcctttttccttttttttttttttaacaatggctCTAATAAGAATTAAACAGAGCTTCACATTTATTGTAAAATCATCTTTCTCAAAACTACTGccttagggaaggggaaggaatatgattatccccatttcacagatgaagaaactgaggcccagagaagtcaaacaacttgcccatggtcacccagctagcagaCAGAAAAGCTAAGATTCTAAATCCATGTCTCCTGATTCTAcaaattcaacattctttccaccatCCCGTGTGACCAGTAGAAATTAAGTCCCAGAACTCCTCGAAACCTTTCTCCGCTTCTATTCACACAGAAATTCTCTCTTGTCCTCCATCCCCAAAGGCCCCCTGCATGGGGGAACACAAGGTCTGGCTTCCTTACCTTAGCCAGTGCTAGCAGCAGGTCCCTCAGGAGGCCACTTGTCTCTGACCTTATATCATCCTCAATCTCCACCTGAAAATCTAGGCATGGTCCAGAGTAAATATCAGAGTGAGTAGGGAAACCTAAGTTTTATATAGTCCCCTGATCTTTCTAATCTGAACTACCAGGGCTAGTCTTAACCTTTGACCCACGGCACCTAGCAAGTATCCAGTACCCAGTATCCAGTATCCACTCCAGTATCCAGACCCAAAGAACTCTGGTGGCCACTGGctcctggcatttaaggccaaGGCATCATGACTATCCCTGGAAATATTTCTGAATTGTAAGTAACATGTATGCAGCCAAGTGTCCGGAGGGAAATTGTTTGACCATAGTGTTGGTACTAAAGAATCTCAAAACCCCATAGCAATACTGCAAGGGGTGGGAGGCATCTGTTGGCCTGGTAACTAAGGggcaaagaggagaaaggaaggaaggaaggaagaaaaaagaaagaaggaaagaaagaaaggaaagaaggaaagaaaggaaggaaggaaggaaagaaaagaaagaaagaaaggaaggaagcaaagaaagagagaaaggaagatggattaaggaagaaaggagggaaggagggaacaaaggaagaaaaaagcaaggaaggaagaaaggaagggaaggaagaaggaagagaggaagggaggaaggaaagagcatAAGTTTGGAGGCAAGATACTTAAGACCTGGTTTCCTtgctggaagagagagggaaatgatTCTGGATCTGGGTTGGGAGAGAGGATGCCTGAATTGTGATGCTCTGAGGAAAAGGACATAAGGAGAAAGTATGGAGAAGGCGGAAAACTGAGCACTGGCTTTCGGAGttagaaaacctaagttcaaagcgactcagaaactagctgtgtgatctcgagcaggtcacttaacctctttctgcctcagtttcctcatttttaaaatggggataataataataacagcacagaccttccagggttgttataaggatcaaatgagataattgtaaagtgttttacaaatcttaaagtgctacagagaCACTAGCTATTTTTACGTAGAGAGAAACCAAGGGAACAAAGTGGATAGGAAAAGGTATCAGATTAAAGGCAGCTAGCTGCTAGGCTGGGCAGGGCCATGGCTGTGGCCACAGGAGTCTGGCACTTCCTCTTGGGGCTATGGCCAGGCACCAGTCAGCTTGAGATGGAGACTGATAACAGTATGTCTGTATGTTCTGTGAGGAGAAGGGGGCTTGAGAAGagatagggaagggggaggaatggATATCCTTGTGATTACCAGCGTCTAACTCTATTATTAATCCAAGGCCCTAGGCTGAAAGGGCTAATAATTGTCTTCTCATTTCTGAATAACCACACTTGGCTTTCTTccaaggggaaactgaggcattagCAGAGAGAAGGCTGCTAAGGAACTCATCAGAGAGTAAAACGTTAACATTCGGGCTCTAGGATTCCTCCCCTAAATGAACAGTGGTACAGCTGAAAGAGGGGGGAGGACCAAGAACTTTCTCTTCAATGGGATGTCTCCACTGATTCCCTTCCAAGTCCCTAGCCATTCAGCCCCATTACCATGTTTGTAGATAGTCAGACACTCCTGCAGCTGTGGTGGGGAACGTGTAGAAAGGATCTCCACTCCTACATCCTCAGCAGAACTTATATCCTACAAGAAATCAAGGGTCCAGTCTGACTGAGACATAATGCCAACTGAAATGGTGGAAGTAGCGACTCAATGAAGACTGGCTTTTTTTGCCCCTGGGAGAGAGCATGGACCAGTGACCCTAAGAATGAGACTGAAGCAGAGATCAGACTTTGAGCCCATAGGATTATGATGTTGGAAAGTCTTCCCCCTCAAGCCCTGGCCAAGCAGTGATTGGGAGATTGGGAAGGCAGCTCCCAGGTTAGAGAATATATTTCTGTTTCAAGATATTTGTAGTACATTTCCTCTCCTAATACCTTCAGTGCTGCCCTTAGTTCATGGGCATCATATTGGGCTGTGGGCTTCAGCAGTGCCACCACAACCTTCTCCAAGCTTCCAGAAAGAGCTGCCTGCAGGGATTTCAGCAAGTCCTAGGATAAATATACAGTAATTAAGTTCTAAAGCAGGGTGGGCAGGAATGATAAGGCTGGCCAATGTAGGGGCAAAGGAGCCCAGTTTTGTGGGAACCTGGAGGAGGTCAGTCTTCTATGTGGTGAGCTTGGTAACAACTTCATATGGTCAAGTGGGTGCATTTCAGCTAAATAAACAGCTCTTCCCAGTGTCTCCCAAGGGGCTTCTCCCTCTTTGTTTTCTTACCTGCTGGGTGCGCTCCTGGAAGGCTCGGGCAATAAGCTGCCTTTGTTCACCATTCCGATTGGTCAGCACATCCACTATGGTGCCCTGATCCACACCTGTACCAGGACAGAGGGCAGAACTCAACCAGGGAGTTTTTGAAGGCTGAATTACCCAATGTAATATAGGAAAGACTAGGGTCATAAGATATACTAGGGCTAGAATTGCTTTGGGAAGGACAGGTGCTAGGGAGGTACTAGATTGGAGTGATTTCTGTTACTTGTTTTTAAATGATATGCTAAACAGTATGTAAGcatatcccttcattttcaatcTCCAGCTCACTCTGTATAATAGAGGAATTCTTAagaacagagaagggagaggcaaGATAGATAGAGAAATGATGGGAAGAGAGAAATCACCTTGCCCTGCAATAGCTTCTAGTAGCCGTTGTACGTCCTTGTCCACGTTGAAACTCAAAAAGGGCCTGAGAGTCCCCAGGGTACCCCAAGCTGCAGTCTATAGAAATATAGGGGAGTCGATATTTGGTTGAGAGAGTCCAAGAAAAGGATGACATACTTAATTTCAGTGCCCCAACCCGACTCTCAGCCTAACCTACTAAGTGGTCTAAAGGCCTTTATTTACATGCCTGCCTCTAGGTTCACCCCAGCCCATTTCCTAGAACATCCTCACGGTCCTACCTTGTTGGCCAGGCCCAGGTGGCTGAGGATCTCATGGACCAGGGATGACTCCATCCTCCCATTGCTCACAGACATGATGTTGTTGGCAGCTTTGGGGAGAGAAGCAGGAGTTGAGGTGAGCTCCCCTGCCCCCTTTGGTCCTCTTGGTCACCTAGACCCCTCGGCTTAGACTCCCCTTCCCATTTCCTGtactttctcttcccacccaatgtttctcttctctctgttgtaGAAAAAACATCATCAACCTGCTAGGCAGGTTTGGGAGTAAGGGCtggagctggaagccagaagaacaGAGGAAGAGAAGCCCCCGTGTTCCTATGTCCCTTTGGGGGCTACAGGAATTAAGGAGTGCAGCTACAGCTCGGTCTTACAACAATTATAGCCAGGACTCACCCTAACCCCAGGTGATGATCCCTGCAATACCAGATCTGTGGTCTAAAGTCGATTTCTCCCTTTAAGAAATCTTTCTTTCACCTCCATAGGCTGCTGAGTTCTCAATGGCATTGAATATTGGGGCAGGGTAGGAAATGAGCTATTCTCCTCCTTTAAGGCCAGAGCCCCAGCTTCTGAATATTTTCCATTCTTCATTTTACTCCCCACACCTGCTTTTACCCTGTATCCATCTATCAATTCACCTGGCCTTCTTCATCTTCTGTTCATCTCCCTTCAGGCCCTAGACTCAGATTCTTTAGTCTATGGGCACAATCCATGTACAGGTATGTGTGTGCCTATGAACCTGGATCAGTACATGCAATCATGTAGACTTGTGTGTCTGTGAAAGACAGAGCTGCTCAGCCCATCCTGAGAGTGCAGAAAGACCCCATCATGTGAAGGTGCAGCTTACCTGGAGCAGAGGGTCCAACTGTTTATCCAATGTTGAGTGTGGAACCAGCTTCTCTGTGATAGTGGAGGGGGTGTGTGCAGGACCAGGCTGAGTTGTGAGTCAGGTGATCTCCCTTCCAGACTAGACCAGCTGGTGTCTCCGGCCCTTGGCCCCTCCCAGTTGTGGGAGAGGATCTGGCTGTACCTGGGCACAACACCCCCACACTTCCCTGACTGTCCTTTCTTCTGGCTCAAGCTGAACCTCATTCAGCCTACAGTCTCCCTCTGAGCAGTTCATTGCCAGACACTGGGGGCTTTGTGTACTGTTTTCCCTAAGGGGGCCAGGTGGTAGGGGCAACAGAAGCCAGGCTCTAACTCTGGCTCCAGGCTCCTGGCTCCCtggagggagggtagaggggGCAAGTCAGACAGGCTCTAGGACTAATCTGATAGCATTGCAGAGAACTTGTTGGGGCACATGCCAGGAGGGACATCCCAGTGACAGGCCCCCAGAGTGGTCCCAGCCCAAACCTCTTTAGACCCCTCCCTTGACAGACAACTTGGTGCTACATTCATAGCAGCGGGGAAGAGATTTTATAATCCTGGCCAGTGTAGATAGGACTCTGTTTATCTCCCCAGAAATCTAAATAGAGGAATTTTAGGTGGGCATACAATGGTAGGGGGGAATAGGGAAGGGGAACTATAAAACGAGACATTGAGCTTTGAGCTTAAATCCGTGATTCCCAAGAGGTCACAATGTGGGGGAAGAAGATCACGGGAGACTCTAAGATCTTTGAGCCTTAAGACTCAGCTTTTTACCCTGTGGTGGTTGTCCACTGTCCTTTTACTTTATTGGCTCACCAGCTGTCCTAGCTATAGGTGATGCAATCCCAGCAGCTAGGCCCTTCCTCCCTTTGGGGCCCATTGGTACACAAAACAGCAGGTGAACAGCAAGTGAACAGTACTGTGGTGCAgcggcttgggggggggggccctGGAGGACTCCATAAATCTCATAATGCACTCTCTGAGGACCGGGGACAGCCCTTTTCCCAGGGCAACTTAGACTATCTTCCTTGGgacaccctcttctctctctctctctgtctctctctctctgtctctcttcagaGCATGCAAAGAACTTTTCTCTTTCAAAACTGTCCCTCCCTCACCTCACCTCGATCCACTAATGATTAGGTTACTTCTAAAAAGTAGATCATATCAATCCATGGTGCCAGACCCCTGGGAATATATTTCAGCGGTGGTAGGCACCTCTGATCTCTCTTCCaccagtgcaaaaaaaaaaaaatgcagataaCACCCACATGCTTGGGACAAATGCCTAATTGCTCCTCTAGGGGAATAGTCCAACTGAGGCCCTTCTCCCTACAGTCTTTCAGCCGTAAACTCTAAGAGCCCACAAGAGGGCACCAATGTCAAGAACCTTGGTCTTCAGCAGGTCCAGGAAAAGGGGTCTTGCCCCCTGGTGGCTGTTTTTCTGTCTGtcacctccccttctctctaccccaGCTTTCCAAGTCTCAGAGGCAAAAATCATGGAGACCCCTGGGATAGAGATTACTGGGTGGAACTAGCCCAAGTCCTGAAAGGTCATTGACAGGGAGAGGAGCAAAGATGTGAAAGAAATAGGATAAATGTCCTGGTAGTAGGAGATTATAcctattcatctttttttctcttgcccTCTAGGTGAGTTATCTTTCTCTACAATTCAGCTCAGTTCATGACACCAAGGGGCTTGGTTTTGCTACTTGAGTTCTCTACTATTAATTCATGGCCACAATGTAGAGAACATAGGGTCATTCAATCAgtcatcaacaagtatttattaattgtctgCTATGTGGCaggtatacaaaaacaaaaatgaaattgtccctgccctcaaggagcttacatt is from Trichosurus vulpecula isolate mTriVul1 chromosome 7, mTriVul1.pri, whole genome shotgun sequence and encodes:
- the ANXA9 gene encoding annexin A9; translated protein: MSVSNGRMESSLVHEILSHLGLANKTAAWGTLGTLRPFLSFNVDKDVQRLLEAIAGQGVDQGTIVDVLTNRNGEQRQLIARAFQERTQQDLLKSLQAALSGSLEKVVVALLKPTAQYDAHELRAALKDISSAEDVGVEILSTRSPPQLQECLTIYKHDFQVEIEDDIRSETSGLLRDLLLALAKGTRESYSGIKDYNLAEQDAQALQEAGETGTGATWIMIFTQRNTEHLNRVFDQYQRHSDQEIEESIQNCFHGNAQTALLTLASVIRNTPLYFAEKLHQALQGAEPNYQVLMRILISRSETDLLSIRAEFKKKFGKSLYSSLQEAMRGDCRSALLALCRAEDI